A single region of the Salvia miltiorrhiza cultivar Shanhuang (shh) chromosome 8, IMPLAD_Smil_shh, whole genome shotgun sequence genome encodes:
- the LOC130998324 gene encoding uncharacterized protein LOC130998324, producing the protein MEPRETEREWRVVRRRGIGPKHVERKQARSWNRSSLNGRRDWSSNERDDTTTFFFNNIPEDCSLDFLRRKFETVAKTVDVYCPRKRDLWGRPFGFVRFERVERSETLLVDLNKLWIGSYKVRVYKPKFQRDYKPKFERVDEKRRNEQNSVKEKKLEQIQPCNMKVYNRHAGVSFKEALTGAKDDKELDDETLQFQTTEEDLVWLNGAFTGYIKSEFLWEEVREEINSECAGCFKLNSLGGNMVLIQSSNEQTTKENLNKLNEWRDFWLQWWRPWKSVDINYQRVVWTKWTGVPLHVWNSRFFSTASARFGLLLKIEEKTRTKERLDVAFIQMSTGFNSIGNILKCKIDGASFQIRVEEMPYNFVSPEEEVWSLDEDADSECSLQDISQSPAKAFIVESETEDGEGNDSVTQKTGVSELERKVVETNGPFSHYSDTDKGSQVQRVSSEGTDKSPSNEPETRGREINEGSRNEKEKEFQNELEGEECDPSRVPDSLTAGVVSKKGTTNRRGGVSRKKTQKSKATENQHQVWGNFIADIESEGEMGKNGSGSRSTEADWENSERDEDTRTWLFAKKLGLSSNHQDAVMIEQLKEQRAKAGHPKVVGDIETGF; encoded by the coding sequence ATGGAGCCTAGAGAGACcgagagagagtggagagtgGTGAGAAGAAGAGGGATTGGTCCAAAACATGTCGAGAGAAAACAGGCAAGAAGTTGGAATCGGAGCAGTTTGAATGGGAGGAGAGATTGGAGTTCGAATGAACGCGATGACACTACaacctttttctttaacaacatcCCAGAGGATTGCAGCCTTGATTTTCTCAGACGTAAGTTTGAGACGGTTGCGAAGACGGTGGATGTATACTGCCCAAGGAAGAGAGATCTTTGGGGAAGACCGTTCGGCTTTGTTCGATTTGAAAGGGTGGAGAGGTCTGAGACTTTACTGGTGGACCTGAACAAACTTTGGATTGGCAGTTATAAGGTTAGAGTTTATAAGCCTAAATTCCAAAGGGATTATAAACCTAAATTCGAAAGGGTTGATGAGAAGAGACGGAATGAGCAGAATAGCGTCAAAGAAAAGAAGTTGGAACAGATACAGCCATGCAACATGAAGGTGTATAATAGGCACGCAGGTGTCTCCTTTAAGGAAGCTCTTACAGGTGCTAAAGATGATAAAGAACTTGATGATGAAACATTACAGTTCCAGACGACGGAAGAAGACTTGGTTTGGCTTAATGGGGCTTTTACAGGTTACATTAAATCTGAGTTTCTCTGGGAGGAAGTTCGAGAGGAAATAAATAGTGAATGCGCAGGTTGTTTTAAGCTGAACTCCCTCGGTGGCAACATGGTCCTAATCCAAAGCAGCAACGAGCAGACGACCAAGGAAAATCTCAATAAGCTCAACGAATGGAGAGACTTCTGGTTACAGTGGTGGAGGCCTTGGAAATCTGTTGATATCAACTATCAAAGAGTTGTCTGGACTAAATGGACCGGAGTCCCGCTACATGTTTGGAATTCCCGTTTCTTCAGTACGGCAAGCGCGAGGTTCGGGTTGcttctgaaaattgaagaaaaaacaagaacgaAAGAGAGGCTGGACGTGGCTTTTATACAGATGTCTACTGGGTTTAACTCCATCGGAAACATACTGAAATGTAAAATCGACGGTGCTTCGTTCCAAATCCGGGTGGAAGAAATGCCCTATAATTTCGTTTCCCCGGAGGAGGAGGTGTGGTCTTTGGACGAAGATGCTGACTCAGAATGTTCTTTACAAGATATCTCACAGTCTCCGGCGAAGGCTTTCATCGTCGAGTCGGAAACAGAGGACGGTGAAGGAAACGATTCGGTTACTCAAAAAACCGGCGTCTCGGAACTCGAGAGGAAGGTTGTGGAAACTAATGGCCCGTTCTCACATTACTCTGACACAGATAAAGGAAGCCAAGTCCAGCGGGTTTCCTCCGAAGGGACTGATAAATCGCCTTCAAATGAGCCAGAGACTAGAGGTAGAGAGATCAATGAAGGGAGTAGAaacgagaaagagaaggaatttCAAAATGAACTTGAGGGGGAGGAGTGCGATCCCTCGAGGGTACCAGATTCTCTCACTGCGGGGGTTGTTTCTAAGAAAGGAACGACGAATAGACGAGGAGGAGTTTCGAGGAAGAAAACTCAGAAATCAAAAGCCACCGAAAATCAGCATCAAGTTTGGGGCAATTTCATTGCTGATATTGAATCAGAGGGTGAGATGGGCAAGAATGGAAGTGGCTCGCGATCTACTGAGGCGGATTGGGAGAATTCGGAGAGAGATGAAGATACAAGAACATGGCTCTTTGCCAAGAAGTTGGGTTTGTCGAGCAATCACCAAGACGCGGTCATGATCGAGCAATTGAAGGAGCAAAGAGCAAAGGCAGGACATCCGAAGGTCGTGGGTGATATTGAAACaggtttttaa